A stretch of the Corylus avellana chromosome ca6, CavTom2PMs-1.0 genome encodes the following:
- the LOC132184415 gene encoding putative receptor protein kinase ZmPK1, translating to MKFMATLILFVLSLALLLPLTSTFSTLRKGSSLSTEKPEDVLSSPNGVFSAGFYPVGENAYCFAIWFNHSSQSQPHTIVWMANRDQPVNGRRSKLSLLKTGNLILTDAGKFTVWTSDTLSRSPLQLLLYNTGNLVLRTLKGVSLWQSFDFPTDTLLPQQQLTRNTRLVSSRSQGNYSSGFYKLLFDNNNLLRLLFDGLEISSIYWPYPWLVSRAAGRSTDNKSRIAVLDWLGNFSSSDQYNVMSADNGVVLHRRLTVDYDGNIRLHSWEEEEGTWVISWQAIQQPCTIHGICGPNGICSYVADSGRKCSCIPGYKMKNHTDWSYGCEPRFNLSCNKNDSAFLLLSHVEFYGYDFGYFPDYTLTQCKNLCLRWCNCKAFQFKFDDDAGFSKCYPKTTLLNGHRSQAFKGDLYLRVPESNRLSYANSVEEFRLDCSSQGTVKLDRTYVKSRPNGTVKIMLWFACGLGGLEVVCIVLVWCLLIRGQQSWSADKQGYLPAATGFRKFTYAELKKATKGFSEEIGRGAGGTVYRGVLSDSRVAAIKRLNEANQGESEFLAEVSIIGRINHMNLIEMWGYCVEGKHRILVYEYMEHGSLAENLSSNSLDWKKRIEIALGTAKGLAYLHEECLEWVLHCDVKPQNILLDSNYHPKVADFGLSKLQNRSGLKNSSFSRIRGTRGYMAPEWIFNLPITSKVDVYSYGIVVLEMVTGKQTQMGINAMDGCGETEDRRLVTWVREKIKNGKAATTASWMEEIIDPVLEGTYEMGKMEILVGMALQCVEEDKDARPSMSQVVETLLSHENDHYN from the coding sequence ATGAAGTTCATGGCTACTCTAATCCTGTTCGTCCTCTCTTTGGCATTACTTCTTCCATTGACATCAACTTTTTCCACTTTGCGTAAAGGTTCATCTCTTTCCACAGAGAAACCAGAAGATGTTTTATCTTCACCAAATGGTGTCTTCTCCGCCGGCTTTTACCCCGTCGGTGAAAATGCCTACTGCTTTGCCATATGGTTCAACCACTCATCCCAGAGTCAACCCCACACCATAGTTTGGATGGCCAATCGAGATCAGCCAGTTAATGGAAGGCGCTCGAAGCTCTCCCTCCTTAAAACCGGCAATCTTATCTTAACCGACGCCGGTAAGTTCACCGTCTGGACCTCAGACACTCTTTCACGCTCACCGCTACAATTATTACTCTATAACACCGGTAATCTTGTTCTACGTACTTTGAAAGGCGTTAGTTTGTGGCAAAGCTTTGATTTCCCCACAGACACCCTTCTTCCCCAACAACAACTCACCAGAAACACAAGGCTTGTCTCCTCAAGAAGCCAAGGCAACTATTCCTCTGGCTTCTACAAGCTTTTGTTCGACAACAATAACCTTCTCCGCCTTCTCTTTGATGGACTTGAGATTTCAAGTATTTATTGGCCTTATCCATGGCTTGTGAGCCGGGCTGCTGGAAGGTCGACGGACAACAAGAGTAGAATTGCGGTGCTTGATTGGTTGGGGAATTTTAGTTCGTCCGATCAATATAATGTGATGTCAGCTGACAATGGGGTAGTGCTTCACAGAAGATTGACGGTTGATTACGATGGGAATATTCGACTCCACAGTTGGGAAGAGGAGGAGGGTACGTGGGTCATTTCATGGCAAGCCATTCAGCAACCTTGCACGATTCATGGTATTTGTGGGCCCAACGGTATATGCAGCTATGTTGCTGATTCTGGTAGGAAATGCTCCTGCATTCCTGGATACAAGATGAAAAATCACACCGATTGGTCTTATGGGTGTGAACCCAGATTTAATCTCTCTTGCAACAAAAATGACTCTGCCTTTCTGCTGCTATCCCATGTTGAATTCTATGGTTATGATTTTGGGTATTTCCCCGATTACACATTAACTCAATGTAAGAATTTATGCCTGCGATGGTGCAATTGCAAAGCTTTCCAATTCAAATTTGACGATGATGCTGGTTTTTCGAAATGTTACCCCAAGACGACATTGCTCAATGGGCATCGTTCGCAAGCTTTCAAGGGAGATCTCTATTTGAGAGTGCCTGAAAGCAATCGCCTCTCCTACGCCAATTCCGTAGAAGAATTCCGTTTGGATTGCTCAAGTCAAGGTACAGTCAAACTGGACAGAACGTATGTGAAAAGCCGTCCAAATGGGACGGTGAAAATCATGCTCTGGTTTGCATGTGGGTTGGGAGGGCTTGAAGTCGTCTGTATCGTTTTGGTTTGGTGTCTCTTGATTAGAGGCCAGCAAAGTTGGAGCGCAGACAAGCAAGGCTATCTCCCTGCTGCCACCGGATTCAGAAAATTTACCTATGCCGAGCTAAAGAAGGCCACAAAGGGTTTTAGTGAGGAGATTGGGAGAGGTGCTGGAGGAACTGTATACAGAGGAGTATTGTCTGACAGTCGAGTTGCAGCAATCAAGCGCCTTAATGAAGCTAATCAAGGGGAAAGTGAATTTCTTGCAGAAGTAAGCATCATTGGGAGGATTAACCACATGAACTTGATAGAGATGTGGGGTTATTGTGTTGAGGGAAAGCATAGGATTTTGGTGTACGAGTACATGGAGCATGGTTCTTTGGCTGAAAACCTTTCTTCTAATTCACTTGATTGGAAGAAAAGGATTGAAATTGCTTTAGGAACTGCCAAAGGCCTGGCTTATTTGCATGAAGAGTGCTTGGAGTGGGTTTTACACTGTGATGTGAAACCTCAAAACATACTCCTAGACTCTAATTATCATCCAAAGGTGGCAGATTTTGGACTTTCTAAACTCCAAAACAGAAGTGGCCTCAAGAATTCAAGCTTCTCAAGGATAAGAGGAACCCGAGGATACATGGCTCCGGAGTGGATCTTCAATCTGCCCATCACCTCCAAAGTAGATGTTTATAGCTACGGGATTGTTGTGTTGGAGATGGTGACTGGAAAGCAAACACAAATGGGTATCAACGCAATGGATGGTTGTGGGGAGACAGAAGACAGAAGGCTGGTTACATGGGTTAGGGAGAAAATTAAGAACGGAAAGGCTGCAACAACGGCCTCCTGGATGGAAGAGATCATAGATCCCGTATTGGAAGGCACATATGAGATGGGTAAGATGGAAATCTTGGTTGGAATGGCTCTGCAGTGTGTAGAGGAAGACAAAGATGCAAGACCCTCCATGAGTCAAGTAGTTGAGACGCTTCTTAGCCATGAAAATGATCATTATAATTAA